The segment CGACTTCCCCCTGGACAACCGCTACTCCACCCAGGACCTGGTCGACATGCTGGAGCGTGAGCGCCCCAACATGGACATCCGTCCCGGCATGCGGCACAAGTACACCCCGCTGCGCTTCGACCCGGCCACCGGCGTCAAGTACATCGGCGGGCGCTACCTCTTCGACACCTGGGAGAACGTCCTCGACTACAACCACTTCACCAACGAGGAGCTCTACCCCGAGCCGGGTGTGAAGTTCTGGTCGCGCTTTCCGGGTGTGGACAAGCACTACTGGAAGGTGACCGGCGCGCACGACTTCAAGCCGATGGCCACCTCCCACCACATCAACCGGTTCGAGCGCTACTCCTACACCGGTGACGCCGAGACGCTGCTCGCCGAGGTCTGGCCCGCGATCCGTGACGAGGCCGAGAAGCAGGGTCTGTCCAGCGTCTGGCTGATGTTCCAGCCGGAGGAGAAGCAGATCGGCATCCTCACGGTCGCGGAGAAGGCCGGCGACGCCGACCAGGCCGTCGCGATCTCCAAGGGCCTGGAGTACCTGGAGCGCCTCGACGCCTTCGGACGCTTCCTGCCGCAGGCGCTCGGCACCGAGCAGCTCATGGACCGGACCAGCCTGATCATCTCCTCCTGGCTGCCCGAGTCCCGGGCCCTCGGCGGCGCGCACTCGTCCTTCGACGTGTCGCCGCCGCACCCGAAGCCGCAGATCTGACCGCGGGAGGTCCTCGTATCCGAGTGCCGGAGATTCGGTGACGGACGGCACAAGGACGGCACAAGGACGGCACAAGCGGGCGCCCGGGCGGAACACCCTCACGGTTCCGGCCGGGCGCCCGCGTCGTTCGCGTGCCGGTGCCTTCGCCGTACGCGCCCGTTCGCGGGCCGGTGCCTCTGCCGTACGCGCCCGTTGGCGAGGCGGCGCCTTCGCCGTACGCGCCCGTTCGCGGGCCGGTGCCTCTGCCGTACGCGCCCGTTCGCGGGCCGGTGCCTCCGCCGTACGCGCCCGTTCGCGGGGCGGGGCGGCGCGTGTCCGTGGGAGGCCGTCAGCCGGTTTCGGCGGGGCGGGCCGTCAGGTCCAGGCTTCCCGGTACGGCGGCGAACGCGCGGTCCGTCAGGGCGATCAGCTCCGGCCGGCCCGCGTCCGCCGCCCCCGTCGACCAGGCATGCAGCGCGCACCGGAAGGCCGCCACGGTGATCTCCAGGGCGATCCGCAGCCGCAGTTCGTCCGTCCCCGGCGCCGCCGGGAGCGTGTCGTCCGCCTCCAGCGGGCCCAGCCGGGTCGACAGCAGCGCCAGTACGGCGTCCGTGGTCTCCGCGCAGTGCTGGAGGCTGTGCGCCGCGAGTGCCGGGGTCCGCTCCACGAGCCTGCGGCTCTCCGCGAACCGCCGCTCCCACTCCCCGTCCATCCGCTCCAGCGCGGTGATCAGGGTCCGGTGCAGCGCGCCGAGGACCGGTCCGGAGAGCCCGGTCTCCCGCAGGACGTCGAGGAAGGCGTCCCAGAACTCCTTCTCCGGCGCCAGGGCCACCTCCTCCTTCGAGCTGAAGTAGCGGAAGAAGGTGCGCTTGGAGATCTCGACGTCGTCGGTGAGGTCGTCGAGGGTCGTCCGGTCGAAGCCGTCCCTGGCGTAGCGCGCGAGCGCCGTATCGACCAGGGCACGCCGGGTGCGCAGCCGCTTGCGCTCACGCAGGGGCAGCACGCTTTCCGGCTCGCTGGTCGACGTCGTCATACCGGCGAGTGTAGGCAGACCGGCCGCCGGAATAAGGGATCGGCCC is part of the Streptomyces qinzhouensis genome and harbors:
- a CDS encoding TetR family transcriptional regulator, translated to MTTSTSEPESVLPLRERKRLRTRRALVDTALARYARDGFDRTTLDDLTDDVEISKRTFFRYFSSKEEVALAPEKEFWDAFLDVLRETGLSGPVLGALHRTLITALERMDGEWERRFAESRRLVERTPALAAHSLQHCAETTDAVLALLSTRLGPLEADDTLPAAPGTDELRLRIALEITVAAFRCALHAWSTGAADAGRPELIALTDRAFAAVPGSLDLTARPAETG